From a region of the Kaistia sp. 32K genome:
- a CDS encoding ABC transporter ATP-binding protein, producing MPLLEINDLTVDFRTGSGQFRAVDGVSLSVDRGEILAIVGESGSGKSVAMLAVMGLLPWTATVTAKTLAFDGRDLLTLTPRERRRVIGKDMAMIFQEPMSSLNPCFTVGYQIGESLKTHLGLTKRERRERSIELLNAVGIPDPERRLSAFPHQLSGGMSQRVMIAIALACRPKLIIADEPTTALDVTIQAQILELLVSLQRETETGLVLITHDMGVVAETAERVSVHYAGQKIEEQPVGPLFADPHHPYTAALLAALPERARGKLLPSIPGVVPGQFDRPPACLFEPRCRFATDRCRTKVPPRQGAIAGFALCHYPLTHGRPIGHPHPEGREVAA from the coding sequence ATGCCGCTTCTCGAAATCAACGACCTGACGGTCGACTTCCGCACCGGCTCCGGCCAGTTCCGCGCCGTCGACGGCGTTTCGCTCAGCGTCGATCGCGGCGAGATCCTCGCCATCGTCGGCGAGAGCGGCTCCGGCAAGTCGGTTGCCATGCTCGCCGTGATGGGGCTGCTGCCCTGGACCGCCACCGTCACGGCGAAGACCCTCGCCTTCGACGGTCGGGACCTGCTGACGCTGACGCCGCGCGAGCGGCGCCGGGTGATCGGCAAGGACATGGCGATGATCTTCCAGGAGCCGATGTCGAGCCTCAACCCGTGCTTCACGGTCGGCTATCAGATCGGCGAGAGCCTGAAGACGCATCTCGGCCTCACCAAGCGCGAGCGCCGCGAACGCTCGATCGAGCTTCTGAACGCCGTCGGCATTCCCGATCCCGAGCGCCGGCTCTCCGCCTTCCCGCACCAGCTCTCCGGCGGCATGAGCCAGCGCGTGATGATCGCCATCGCGCTCGCCTGCCGGCCGAAGCTGATCATCGCCGACGAGCCGACGACCGCGCTCGACGTCACCATCCAGGCGCAGATCCTCGAACTCCTCGTCTCGCTGCAGCGGGAGACCGAGACCGGCCTCGTCCTCATCACGCACGACATGGGCGTCGTCGCCGAAACGGCCGAGCGCGTCTCGGTGCACTATGCCGGGCAGAAGATCGAGGAGCAGCCGGTCGGCCCGCTCTTCGCCGATCCGCATCATCCCTATACGGCGGCGCTGCTCGCCGCCCTGCCGGAGCGCGCCAGGGGCAAGCTCCTGCCCTCGATCCCCGGCGTCGTGCCCGGCCAGTTCGACCGGCCGCCGGCCTGCCTGTTCGAGCCGCGCTGCCGCTTCGCCACCGACCGCTGCCGCACCAAGGTGCCGCCGCGCCAGGGCGCGATCGCCGGCTTCGCGCTCTGCCACTATCCGCTGACGCATGGCCGGCCGATCGGCCATCCCCACCCCGAAGGCAGGGAGGTCGCGGCATGA
- a CDS encoding ABC transporter ATP-binding protein: MSLATSSPPSAASGRPIVRLEHISKTFSNGTIALKDMSLTIRGGEFISLLGPSGCGKSTALRMLAGLGEPSSGSIVWPDEGAKAAKKGSEGEIGFVFQEPTLMPWATVFKNVWLPLRLKGVSQAEARPRVMEALEMVGLDKFVDSYPRELSGGMKMRVSIARALVTRPRILLMDEPFAALDEITRQKLNDDLLRLWEQFGWTIVFVTHSVFESVYLSSRIVVMAARPGRVIDEIEVDAPHPRGIGFRTSQAYGEYCRRTSESLLSAIGAADHL; the protein is encoded by the coding sequence TTGTCTCTCGCAACCAGTAGCCCGCCATCCGCCGCGTCCGGACGGCCCATCGTTCGTCTCGAACACATCTCGAAGACGTTTTCGAACGGGACGATCGCGCTGAAGGACATGTCGCTGACGATCCGCGGCGGCGAGTTCATCAGCCTTCTCGGTCCGTCGGGTTGCGGCAAGTCGACCGCGCTCAGGATGCTGGCCGGCCTCGGCGAGCCGTCCTCGGGCAGCATCGTCTGGCCGGACGAGGGCGCGAAGGCGGCGAAGAAGGGCAGCGAGGGCGAGATCGGCTTCGTGTTCCAGGAGCCGACGCTGATGCCGTGGGCGACGGTGTTCAAGAATGTCTGGCTGCCGCTGCGCCTGAAGGGCGTCTCGCAGGCCGAGGCGCGGCCGCGCGTCATGGAAGCGCTGGAGATGGTCGGCCTCGACAAGTTCGTCGATTCCTATCCGCGCGAGCTGTCCGGCGGCATGAAGATGCGCGTCTCGATCGCCCGCGCGCTGGTGACGCGTCCGCGCATCCTGCTGATGGACGAGCCCTTCGCCGCGCTCGACGAGATCACCCGCCAGAAGCTCAATGACGACCTGCTCCGGCTCTGGGAGCAGTTCGGCTGGACGATCGTCTTCGTCACCCATTCGGTTTTCGAATCCGTCTACCTGTCGAGCCGGATCGTCGTCATGGCCGCGCGCCCCGGCCGCGTCATCGACGAGATCGAGGTCGATGCGCCGCATCCGCGCGGCATCGGCTTCCGCACCTCGCAGGCCTATGGCGAATATTGCCGCCGGACCTCGGAATCCCTTCTTTCCGCCATCGGAGCGGCAGACCATCTATGA
- a CDS encoding 8-oxoguanine deaminase — MTNTGTNTGRVWLRDPIAVLADGAERGVVIADGRIVELVGKGAEPLHPVQKIFDASRHVVTPGLVNTHHHFFQTMTRAHPAGVNKSLWPWITSLYPIWTKHVNADNFRLAARLAATELMLSGCTCASDHHYMFPDGLEHALDIEAEEAAAVGLRMTLSRGALDVGGDTAEADSQAVAPGGAIQDTDAILADCERVIARYHDRSDGAMTRVALAPCAPFDVSLRLMRETAALAEKHDCRLHTHLVETKQEADFAREKHGMSAVDYLEECHWLSDRTWLAHGIHFDDAEVKKLGRHGVGICHCPTSNMVLASGICRTKELEAAGCPVGLGVDGSASNDNSNLIEAARHALMIGRLRYDAEAVTDRDVLRWATEGSARCLGRDDIGAIAVGKQADFAFWNLDELRFSGAGDPIAALVLCGAHAADRVMVQGEWRVEDGQPVGVDLARLRHEHHQASKQFLEAL, encoded by the coding sequence ATGACGAACACCGGGACGAACACGGGGCGGGTCTGGCTCCGGGATCCGATCGCCGTGCTGGCGGACGGCGCCGAACGCGGCGTCGTCATCGCGGACGGCCGGATCGTCGAGCTGGTCGGCAAGGGCGCCGAGCCGCTGCATCCGGTGCAGAAGATCTTCGACGCCTCGCGCCATGTCGTGACGCCCGGCCTCGTCAACACGCATCACCACTTCTTCCAGACGATGACGCGGGCGCATCCGGCGGGGGTCAACAAGTCGCTCTGGCCCTGGATCACGTCGCTCTATCCGATCTGGACGAAACATGTGAACGCCGACAATTTCCGCCTCGCCGCCCGCCTCGCGGCGACCGAGCTGATGCTGTCGGGCTGCACCTGCGCCTCCGACCACCACTACATGTTCCCGGACGGGCTCGAACATGCGCTCGACATCGAGGCGGAGGAAGCGGCGGCGGTCGGCCTGCGGATGACGCTTTCGCGCGGCGCGCTCGACGTCGGCGGCGATACGGCCGAGGCCGACAGCCAGGCGGTCGCGCCCGGCGGCGCCATCCAGGATACCGACGCGATCCTCGCCGATTGCGAGCGCGTCATCGCCCGCTATCACGACCGCTCTGACGGCGCGATGACCCGCGTCGCGCTCGCCCCCTGCGCCCCCTTCGACGTCTCGCTGCGGCTGATGCGGGAGACGGCGGCACTGGCCGAAAAGCATGATTGCCGGCTGCACACCCATCTCGTCGAGACGAAGCAGGAAGCCGACTTCGCCCGCGAGAAGCACGGCATGTCGGCGGTCGACTATCTCGAGGAATGCCACTGGCTTTCGGACCGGACCTGGCTGGCGCACGGCATCCATTTCGACGATGCCGAGGTAAAGAAGCTCGGGCGGCACGGCGTCGGCATCTGCCATTGCCCGACCTCGAACATGGTGCTGGCCTCCGGCATCTGCCGGACCAAGGAGCTGGAGGCGGCGGGATGCCCGGTCGGCCTCGGCGTCGACGGCTCCGCCTCCAACGACAATTCGAACCTGATCGAGGCGGCGCGCCACGCGCTGATGATCGGGAGGCTCCGCTACGACGCCGAGGCGGTGACGGATCGCGACGTGCTGCGCTGGGCGACGGAGGGCTCGGCGCGCTGCCTCGGCCGCGACGACATCGGCGCCATCGCCGTCGGCAAGCAGGCCGATTTCGCCTTCTGGAACCTCGACGAGCTACGCTTCTCCGGCGCCGGCGACCCGATCGCCGCCCTCGTGCTCTGCGGCGCGCATGCCGCCGACCGCGTCATGGTCCAGGGCGAGTGGCGGGTCGAGGACGGCCAGCCGGTCGGCGTCGACCTGGCGCGCCTCCGCCATGAACACCACCAAGCCTCCAAACAGTTCCTGGAGGCTCTCTAA
- a CDS encoding ABC transporter permease subunit, producing the protein MLGFIVRRVLLVIPTFIAIAFLTFIAIRLVPGDPIEVRTGERGISPERLAQFRHELGLDQPVWKQFLDYLWQLAHGNFGTSTSTHAPVLTEFLTLFPATLELAISAMLFATILGIPAGVIAATRRGTVVDYGLMGAALTGFSMPVFWWGLLLILLFSVNLGWTPVSGRIDLLYYFEPVTGFMLIDSWLSGEEGAFSSAVSHLILPTIVLGTIPLATIARMTRSAMLEILGEDYVRTARAKGLSPFRVVGVHALRNALIPVVTVIGLQVGALMAGAVLTEYIFSWPGVGSWLIESINRRDYPVLQGGILLVSAIVILINILVDLLYGVLNPRIRHAR; encoded by the coding sequence ATGCTCGGTTTCATTGTTCGACGGGTTCTGCTCGTCATCCCGACCTTCATCGCGATCGCGTTCCTGACCTTCATCGCCATCCGCCTGGTTCCCGGCGACCCGATCGAGGTCCGCACCGGCGAGCGCGGCATCTCGCCGGAACGGCTCGCGCAGTTCCGTCACGAGCTCGGCCTCGACCAGCCGGTCTGGAAGCAGTTTCTCGATTATCTCTGGCAGCTCGCGCACGGCAATTTCGGCACCTCGACCTCGACCCATGCGCCGGTCCTGACCGAGTTCCTGACGCTGTTCCCGGCGACGCTGGAGCTCGCCATCAGCGCCATGCTGTTCGCCACCATCCTCGGCATCCCGGCCGGCGTCATCGCCGCGACGAGGCGTGGCACCGTCGTCGACTACGGGCTGATGGGCGCGGCGCTGACCGGCTTCTCCATGCCGGTGTTCTGGTGGGGCCTGCTGCTGATCCTGCTGTTCTCGGTCAATCTCGGCTGGACCCCGGTCTCCGGCCGCATCGACCTGCTCTATTATTTCGAGCCCGTCACCGGCTTCATGCTGATCGACAGCTGGCTCTCCGGCGAGGAAGGCGCGTTCAGCTCGGCGGTGTCGCATCTGATCCTGCCAACCATCGTTCTCGGCACCATCCCGCTCGCCACCATCGCCCGCATGACCCGCTCGGCCATGCTGGAAATCCTCGGCGAGGACTATGTCCGCACCGCCCGCGCCAAGGGACTTTCGCCGTTCCGCGTCGTCGGCGTGCATGCGCTCCGCAACGCACTGATCCCGGTCGTCACCGTGATCGGCCTGCAGGTCGGCGCGCTGATGGCCGGCGCGGTGCTGACCGAATACATCTTCTCCTGGCCCGGCGTCGGCTCCTGGCTGATCGAATCCATCAACCGCCGCGACTATCCGGTGCTGCAGGGCGGAATCCTGCTCGTCTCCGCCATCGTCATCCTGATCAACATTCTCGTCGATCTGCTCTACGGCGTGCTCAATCCGAGGATCCGCCATGCCCGCTGA
- a CDS encoding ABC transporter substrate-binding protein: MTSLKTRFIGMAAGAAAVAFSGQAFALDEVSFGTNWLAQAEHGGFYQAVADGTYEKYGLKVTIVQGGPQAANRQLMLAGKTQFNMAGNLVETFAAADEGIPLVEVAAIFQKEPQVIIAHPDVEKFEDLAKLDTLLLSKDGYASYFQWMKEAFPGFRDEQFKPYTFNPAPFLADPKSAQQGYITSEPFEIAKQADFKPKLFLLADEGFSTYSTLIEATQEYADANPDIVQRFVDASIVGWYNYLYGDNKAANDLIKKDNPEITDEQIAYTIQTMKDYGLVDSGDTLDKGIGCITDARVKDFYEKMVKAKVTKADLDLSKVYTTKFTCKGVGKELKK; the protein is encoded by the coding sequence ATGACATCGCTCAAGACAAGGTTCATCGGCATGGCGGCCGGCGCGGCGGCAGTGGCTTTTTCCGGCCAGGCCTTCGCGCTCGACGAGGTCTCCTTCGGCACCAACTGGCTGGCTCAGGCCGAGCATGGCGGCTTCTACCAGGCCGTCGCCGACGGCACCTACGAGAAGTACGGCCTCAAGGTGACGATCGTGCAGGGCGGACCGCAGGCGGCCAACCGCCAGCTGATGCTCGCCGGCAAGACGCAGTTCAACATGGCCGGCAACCTGGTCGAGACCTTCGCCGCCGCCGACGAGGGCATTCCGCTGGTCGAGGTCGCCGCGATCTTCCAGAAGGAACCGCAGGTCATCATCGCCCATCCGGACGTCGAGAAGTTCGAGGACCTGGCCAAGCTCGACACGCTGCTTCTGTCGAAGGACGGCTATGCCTCCTACTTCCAGTGGATGAAGGAGGCTTTCCCGGGCTTCCGCGACGAGCAGTTCAAGCCCTACACCTTCAATCCGGCGCCGTTCCTCGCCGATCCGAAGTCGGCGCAGCAGGGCTACATCACCTCCGAGCCGTTCGAGATCGCCAAGCAGGCCGATTTCAAGCCGAAGCTGTTCCTGCTCGCCGATGAAGGCTTCAGCACCTATTCGACCCTGATCGAGGCGACGCAGGAATATGCCGACGCCAATCCCGACATCGTGCAGCGCTTCGTCGATGCCTCGATCGTCGGCTGGTACAACTACCTGTACGGCGACAACAAGGCTGCCAACGACCTGATTAAGAAGGACAATCCGGAAATCACGGATGAGCAGATCGCCTACACGATCCAGACCATGAAGGATTATGGCCTGGTCGATTCCGGCGACACGCTCGACAAGGGCATCGGCTGCATCACCGACGCGCGGGTCAAGGACTTCTACGAGAAGATGGTCAAGGCCAAGGTCACCAAGGCCGATCTCGACCTGTCGAAGGTCTACACGACCAAGTTCACCTGCAAGGGCGTCGGCAAGGAACTGAAGAAGTAA
- a CDS encoding NAD(P)-dependent oxidoreductase, translating into MVDIVISEFMHKNAVADLSRDFEVLYEPTLGMDPPGLTKVIRQAKALLIRDRTVVDIPLLAKAADLRVIGQIGAVSDNIDLLGCEARGVSIVRSPDMMADAIGEYVIASAMILVRGAFFSARDVMAGKWPRGHLVGREIGGRTLGLVGLDFGARAAATRARALGMRVIAWDPFLKPTHPAWSDIERVEFEPLLAEADVVSVHLPARPEFIGKLGTTALSRLKSGAVLISVGGGGIVDEAAVANMLSIDRLRGAAFDGFETEPLTFEAGSIFAAVPNLLLTPRIADLTLESHHRSSAAIVAKVRGALNL; encoded by the coding sequence GTGGTCGACATCGTAATTTCCGAGTTCATGCACAAGAACGCGGTCGCGGATCTCTCCCGCGACTTCGAGGTCCTCTACGAGCCGACGCTGGGGATGGACCCGCCCGGCCTGACGAAGGTCATCCGTCAGGCCAAGGCGCTGCTGATCCGCGACCGGACGGTCGTCGACATCCCGCTGCTCGCCAAGGCGGCCGATTTGCGCGTGATCGGGCAGATCGGCGCCGTCTCCGACAATATCGACCTTCTCGGCTGCGAGGCGCGCGGCGTCTCGATCGTCCGCTCGCCCGACATGATGGCCGACGCCATCGGCGAGTATGTGATCGCCAGCGCCATGATACTGGTGCGCGGCGCCTTCTTCTCGGCGCGTGACGTGATGGCCGGCAAGTGGCCGCGCGGCCATCTCGTCGGCCGCGAGATCGGCGGCCGCACGCTCGGCCTCGTCGGCCTCGATTTCGGCGCCCGCGCGGCGGCGACGCGGGCGCGCGCGCTCGGCATGCGGGTCATCGCCTGGGACCCGTTCCTGAAGCCGACCCATCCGGCCTGGAGCGACATCGAGCGGGTGGAGTTCGAGCCGCTCCTCGCCGAGGCCGACGTCGTCAGCGTGCATCTGCCGGCCCGCCCCGAATTCATCGGCAAGCTCGGCACCACCGCGCTGTCGCGGCTGAAATCCGGCGCCGTGCTGATCTCGGTCGGCGGCGGCGGCATCGTCGACGAGGCGGCCGTCGCCAACATGCTGTCGATCGACCGCCTGCGCGGCGCCGCCTTCGACGGCTTCGAGACCGAGCCGCTGACCTTCGAAGCCGGCTCGATCTTCGCCGCCGTCCCCAATTTATTGCTGACGCCGCGCATCGCCGACCTGACGCTCGAATCCCACCACCGCTCCTCGGCGGCGATCGTCGCCAAGGTGCGCGGCGCGCTCAATCTTTGA
- a CDS encoding RidA family protein translates to MNDSLTPKTIRPPFGRYSHGVQAPAGSRFIFTSGQLGIRSDDSVPEDIEEQAEICFENIRAILAEGGMDLSDIVRLNAFVTRREDMRRYMNVRDRYVVEPLPASTLYIVSGFTRPEFLVEIEAVAARVD, encoded by the coding sequence ATGAACGATTCCCTGACCCCGAAGACCATCCGCCCGCCCTTCGGCCGCTACAGCCACGGCGTCCAGGCGCCGGCGGGAAGCCGGTTCATCTTCACCTCCGGCCAGCTCGGCATCCGAAGCGACGACAGCGTGCCGGAGGACATCGAGGAGCAGGCGGAGATCTGCTTCGAGAACATCCGCGCGATCCTCGCCGAGGGCGGCATGGACCTTTCCGACATCGTCCGCTTGAACGCCTTTGTCACGCGGCGCGAGGACATGCGCCGCTACATGAACGTGCGCGACCGCTATGTGGTCGAGCCGCTGCCCGCCTCGACGCTCTACATCGTCTCGGGCTTCACCCGGCCGGAATTCCTGGTCGAGATCGAAGCCGTCGCCGCCAGGGTCGACTGA
- a CDS encoding ABC transporter permease subunit → MPADSTATAAAPRPKAPPGPFVSFFRDFSENRAALVGLILLSLLVFVAIFANVIAPYSPYEQFREFTRIPPAWAEGGNRAFLLGTDEIGRDMLSRLIFGARLSLFIGLSVVVASMAAGIALGLVAAFAPGWPSIVIMRAMDVILSVPSLLLAIVIVAIIGPSLTNTIIAITVVYLPYYVRLVRASALQEKTRDYVTAARVGGAGTFRIMFRTVLPNCMAPIIVQAALTISNAILEAAALGFLGLGAQPPSPEWGAMLASAREFLQSAPWIVTEPGLAILITVLAINLVGDGLRDALDPKMRRS, encoded by the coding sequence ATGCCCGCTGACAGCACCGCGACCGCCGCCGCGCCGCGGCCAAAAGCGCCGCCCGGCCCGTTCGTCTCGTTCTTCCGCGACTTCTCCGAAAACCGCGCCGCGCTGGTCGGACTGATCCTGCTGTCGCTGCTCGTCTTCGTCGCCATCTTCGCCAATGTGATCGCGCCCTATTCGCCCTACGAGCAGTTCCGCGAATTCACCCGCATCCCGCCAGCCTGGGCCGAGGGGGGCAACCGCGCCTTCCTGCTGGGCACCGACGAGATCGGCCGCGACATGCTCTCGCGCCTGATCTTTGGCGCGCGGCTGTCGCTGTTCATCGGCCTTTCGGTCGTCGTCGCCTCGATGGCGGCCGGCATCGCGCTCGGCCTGGTCGCTGCCTTCGCGCCCGGCTGGCCGTCGATCGTCATCATGCGGGCGATGGACGTCATCCTGTCGGTGCCGAGCCTGCTGCTCGCCATCGTCATCGTCGCCATCATCGGCCCGAGCCTGACCAACACGATCATCGCCATCACGGTGGTCTACCTGCCCTATTACGTCCGCCTGGTGCGCGCCTCGGCGCTGCAGGAGAAGACGCGCGACTATGTGACGGCGGCCCGCGTCGGCGGCGCCGGCACGTTCCGCATCATGTTCCGCACCGTGCTGCCCAACTGCATGGCGCCGATCATCGTGCAGGCGGCGCTGACCATCTCGAACGCCATCCTCGAGGCGGCGGCGCTCGGCTTCCTCGGCCTCGGCGCCCAGCCGCCCTCGCCCGAATGGGGCGCGATGCTCGCCTCGGCGCGCGAATTCCTGCAATCGGCGCCCTGGATCGTCACCGAGCCCGGCCTCGCCATCCTGATCACCGTGCTCGCGATCAACCTGGTCGGCGACGGCCTGCGCGACGCGCTCGACCCGAAGATGCGGAGGAGCTGA
- a CDS encoding ABC transporter substrate-binding protein — MKNYVRLLAATMLVTGLASAAGAKTLVYCSEGSPENFNPQINTTGTSLDAARPAFNQLVQFEPGTTNVVPALAESWDISPDGTEVTFHLRKGVKFHSTKTFTPTRDFNADDVLFSFERQWKTDNPYHKVSGGAYDYFNDMGMPDLLKSIEKVDDHTVKFTLSRPEAPFLANLAMDFATIFSAEFADAMLKAGTPEQLDQVPVGTGPFSFVTYQKDSVIRFKAFADYWGGQPKIDGLVFAITKDPTARWSKLQKGECQIMAYPNPADLEAIGKDPNVNLLQQAGLNIGYLAFNVQKKPFDDKRVRLAMAHAIDKDTILKDVYLGAGQSAKNLIPPTIWSYNDKVVDYDYDPEKAKALLKEAGLEGGFETDLWWMPVQRPYNPNAKRVAEIIQADLAKLNIKANLVSYEWGEYRKRMQAGEHQMGQLGWTGDNGDPDNFFFLLSCEAARPGGQNLAKWCNKEFDDRLNKAKTLFDKAERTKLYEEMQVIQHDDYPVMPIAHSVVFEPTRKEVSGYKVSPLGRHEFTDVELK, encoded by the coding sequence ATGAAGAATTATGTCCGCCTGTTGGCGGCGACCATGCTTGTCACGGGTCTCGCTTCCGCCGCCGGGGCCAAGACTTTGGTCTACTGTTCGGAAGGCAGCCCGGAGAACTTCAATCCGCAGATCAATACGACCGGCACCTCGCTCGACGCGGCGCGGCCGGCCTTCAACCAGCTGGTCCAGTTCGAGCCCGGCACGACGAATGTCGTCCCGGCGCTGGCCGAGAGCTGGGACATCTCGCCCGACGGCACGGAAGTCACCTTCCACCTGCGCAAGGGCGTCAAGTTCCACTCGACCAAGACGTTCACGCCGACGCGCGACTTCAACGCCGACGACGTGCTGTTCTCGTTCGAGCGCCAGTGGAAGACGGACAACCCGTACCACAAGGTCTCCGGCGGCGCGTATGACTACTTCAACGACATGGGCATGCCGGACCTCTTGAAGTCGATCGAGAAGGTCGACGACCACACGGTCAAGTTCACGCTGAGCCGCCCCGAGGCGCCCTTCCTCGCCAATCTGGCGATGGACTTCGCCACCATCTTCTCGGCCGAGTTCGCCGACGCGATGCTGAAGGCCGGAACGCCGGAGCAGCTCGACCAGGTGCCGGTCGGCACCGGTCCCTTCTCCTTCGTCACCTACCAGAAGGATTCCGTGATCCGCTTCAAGGCGTTCGCGGATTATTGGGGCGGCCAGCCCAAGATCGACGGCCTCGTCTTCGCGATCACCAAGGATCCGACGGCGCGCTGGTCGAAGCTGCAGAAGGGCGAATGCCAGATCATGGCCTATCCGAACCCTGCCGACCTGGAGGCGATCGGCAAGGATCCGAACGTCAACCTGTTGCAGCAGGCCGGCCTCAACATCGGCTACCTCGCCTTCAACGTGCAGAAGAAGCCGTTCGACGACAAGCGCGTCCGCCTGGCGATGGCGCATGCCATCGACAAGGACACGATCCTCAAGGACGTCTATCTCGGCGCCGGCCAGTCGGCCAAGAACCTGATCCCGCCGACGATCTGGAGCTACAACGACAAGGTCGTCGACTACGACTACGATCCGGAAAAGGCCAAGGCGCTCCTGAAGGAAGCCGGCCTCGAGGGCGGCTTCGAGACGGATCTCTGGTGGATGCCGGTGCAGCGTCCGTACAACCCGAACGCCAAGCGCGTCGCCGAGATCATCCAGGCCGACCTCGCCAAGCTCAACATCAAGGCCAATCTGGTCTCCTATGAATGGGGCGAGTACCGCAAGCGCATGCAGGCGGGCGAGCACCAGATGGGCCAGCTCGGCTGGACCGGCGACAATGGCGATCCCGACAACTTCTTCTTCCTGCTCAGCTGCGAGGCGGCCCGCCCGGGCGGCCAGAACCTGGCCAAGTGGTGCAACAAGGAGTTCGACGACCGGCTGAACAAGGCCAAGACCCTGTTCGACAAGGCCGAGCGCACCAAGCTCTATGAAGAGATGCAGGTCATCCAGCACGATGACTATCCGGTGATGCCGATCGCCCACTCGGTCGTGTTCGAACCGACCCGCAAGGAGGTCAGCGGCTACAAGGTGAGCCCGCTCGGCCGGCATGAGTTCACGGATGTCGAGCTGAAGTAA
- a CDS encoding creatininase family protein — protein MSLPRPYWHEMQAPDFLGGDKDWIAVLPICAIEQHGPHLPVFTDACIGEGMVKRVVELLPEGLPATFLPVQSIGKSNEHISSPGTLTFTWETVIRMWLEIGDSIARAGVKKLVLVTSHGGNIPASEIIARELRIKYGMLVVSTGWTAVGEPEGLVPEEEYLYGIHGGDVETSIMLHFRPDLVKMDKAEDFRSTQLDLLKEFKRLRFHGAPARAAWKAQDLNPHGAVGNASRATAERGKLMVDYQAAAFVELLEEMARFDLGRLWTSPA, from the coding sequence ATGTCCCTTCCCCGCCCCTACTGGCACGAAATGCAGGCGCCCGACTTCCTGGGCGGCGACAAGGACTGGATCGCGGTCCTGCCGATCTGCGCCATCGAACAGCACGGCCCGCATCTGCCCGTCTTCACCGACGCCTGCATCGGCGAAGGCATGGTGAAGCGCGTCGTCGAGCTCCTGCCCGAAGGCCTGCCGGCGACGTTCCTGCCGGTGCAGTCGATCGGCAAGTCGAACGAGCACATCTCGTCGCCGGGCACCCTCACCTTCACCTGGGAAACCGTCATCCGCATGTGGCTGGAGATCGGCGACAGCATCGCGCGGGCCGGCGTCAAGAAGCTCGTCCTCGTCACCTCGCATGGTGGCAACATCCCGGCCTCCGAGATCATCGCCCGCGAGCTGCGCATCAAATACGGCATGCTGGTGGTCTCGACCGGCTGGACCGCCGTCGGCGAGCCGGAGGGCCTGGTGCCGGAGGAGGAATATCTCTACGGCATCCATGGCGGCGACGTCGAAACCTCGATCATGCTGCATTTCAGGCCGGACCTCGTGAAGATGGACAAGGCCGAGGATTTCCGCTCGACCCAGCTCGATTTGCTCAAGGAATTCAAGCGCCTGCGCTTCCACGGCGCCCCGGCGCGCGCCGCCTGGAAGGCGCAGGACCTGAACCCGCATGGCGCCGTCGGCAACGCGTCGCGGGCTACCGCCGAGCGCGGCAAACTGATGGTCGACTACCAGGCCGCCGCCTTCGTCGAACTGCTCGAGGAGATGGCGCGCTTCGACCTCGGCCGGCTCTGGACTTCGCCTGCCTGA